A single region of the Sciurus carolinensis chromosome 16, mSciCar1.2, whole genome shotgun sequence genome encodes:
- the LOC124966349 gene encoding inactive serine/threonine-protein kinase TEX14-like: MPSLPSRFPVELGSVRDPDAQVGRLHRLAVAGGPSWVLARLLRRVVQVDGENSAGQTGLFLSALLGHSSAVRLLLTFGANPNHRCRDGSTPVHAGALSGCGLVMLHLLQAGGDLRLRDQQGRTPRDWAEQGGAKPSWEVLELLQLCRAHMSALVHGGELPPTASLGQLQTSSRNSLCGSLSSLWLVQADRTPRPEHIRRSPQVPALGFGQLSSLQPLGLVTGIPLVDPKELLPAQGEPDRTYESTSHTLMVNLLWRSHPVAVRRLKVPGAHPDVLLADLQHCSTLHHPNLLLLMAMSPSVDLSGLCLLFEPVWLGSLHMVLHSQRPSEESPQTVPGLLPSHLLLQVLEALLFLQARWWAHGGLTSHAVQLVRPGLAKVSNLEHGRPLHQCRLRSRLQQGYPWGNQGLPPPPELYPWLPLELIHGEMPATTSDLYSFCILAQEVFTGELPWAGREGPEVKAKLEAGESPALDPMVPAPYQALVQAGLGLGPADRWGSLQSTRYLLREAMAQDSSPEVSSPFEWTTLSPVLQGSPPEKLFYEVTSRVKTRPRPVPPGPVLSQALETPEATGHSRVQRSAALDSSSSLTLGSSPSPSPSPTARGSLHCCLEPSSIAPSTELIGGGLFSSLQKMDLLEEIMAELQSRCQLQEKPSLSPTPGTDC; the protein is encoded by the exons ATGCCCTCGCTACCCTCACGCTTCCCAGTGGAGCTGGGCTCCGTGCGGGATCCAGATGCCCAGGTGGGCCGTCTTCATCGCCTGGCTGTGGCCGGGGGCCCAAGCTGGGTTCTGGCCAGGCTCCTGCGGAGAG TTGTCCAGGTGGACGGTGAAAACTCTGCTGGACAGACGGGGCTCTTCCTCTCAGCATTGTTGGGCCACAGCTCTGCGGTGCGGCTCCTGCTGACCTTTGGTGCCAACCCCAACCA CCGCTGCCGTGATGGCAGCACTCCAGTGCATGCGGGCGCCTTGTCAGGCTGTGGCCTGGTGATGCTGCACCTGCTGCAGGCAGGGGGCGACCTGCGCCTGCGTGACCAGCAGGGTCGCACACCGCGAGACTGGGCTGAGCAGGGGGGTGCCAAACCAAGCTGGGAG GTGCTGGAGCTGTTGCAGCTCTGTCGTGCCCATATGTCAGCACTAGTGCATGGTGGTGAGTTGCCACCCACTGCATCCCTGGGCCAGCTGCAGACCAGCTCCAGGAATAGCCTGTGTGGCTCCCTGTCCTCCCTGTGGCTGGTACAGGCAGACAG AACACCGAGGCCAGAGCATATCAGGAGATCCCCTCAAGTCCCAGCTTTGGGGTTTGGCCAG CTGAGCAGCCTGCAGCCACTGGGGCTGGTCACAGGCATACCCCTGGTGGACCCAAAGGAGCTGCTGCCAGCCCAGGGCGAGCCTGACCGCACCTACGAGAGCACTTCCCATACCCTCATGGTCAA CCTCCTGTGGAGGAGCCACCCTGTGGCTGTGCGACGGCTGAAGGTCCCTGGAGCCCATCCTGATGTGCTGTTGGCTGACCTTCAGCACTGCAG CACCCTGCACCACCCCAATCTGCTGCTGCTGATGGCAATGAGCCCCTCTGTGGATCTGTCAGGGCTGTGCCTCCTCTTTGAGCCCGTGTGGCTGGGCTCCCTGCACATGGTGCTGCACTCACAGAGACCAAGTGAGGAGAGTCCCCAAACTGTGCCAGGCTTGCTGCCCAGCCACCTGCTGCTGCAGGTGTTGGAGGCCCTGCTGTTCCTGCAGGCCCGCTGGTGGGCCCATGGTGGGCTCACCTCCCATGCTGTGCAGCTGGTGCGGCCAGGCCTGGCTAAGGTGAGCAACCTGGAGCATGGGCGCCCACTGCACCAATGCCGGCTGCGATCCAG GCTGCAGCAGGGCTACCCTTGGGGGAACCAAGGGCTGCCCCCACCCCCTGAACTGTACCCATGGCTGCCACTTGAGCTGATTCATGGTGAAATGCCTGCCACCACCTCAGACCTGTACAGCTTCTGCATCCTGGCTCAGGAGGTTTTCACTG GAGAGCTGCCCTGGGCTGGGAGAGAGGGGCCTGAGGTGAAGGCTAAACTGGAGGCAGGGGAGAGCCCAGCTCTGGACCCCATGGTGCCAGCCCCCTACCAGGCCCTGGTTCAGGCTGGACTGGGCCTAGGGCCTGCTGACCGCTGGGGCAGCTTGCAGAGTACTCGATACCTGCTGCGGGAGGCCATGGCCCAG GACTCGTCCCCTGAGGTCAGTTCCCCATTTGAGTGGACCACACTGTCCCCTGTACTGCAGGGTTCCCCACCAG AGAAACTGTTCTATGAGGTAACTTCCAGAGTCAAGACCAGACCCAGGCCTGTGCCCCCAGGCCCCGTCCTATCCCAG GCCCTGGAGACTCCAGAGGCCACAGGCCACAGTAGAGTGCAGAGGAGTGCAGCCTTGGACTCCAGCAGCAGCTTGACTCTAGgcagcagccccagccccagccccagccccaccgcCAGGGGCAGCCTGCACTGCTGCCTGGAACCTAGCTCCATA GCACCTAGCACTGAACTCATCGGAGGAGGGCTCTTCTCCAGCCTGCAGAA GATGGACCTTCTGGAGGAGATCATGGCAGAGCTGCAGAGCAGATGCCAACTCCAAGAAaagcccagcctcagccccaCTCCTGGCACAGATTGCTAG
- the Prodh2 gene encoding hydroxyproline dehydrogenase isoform X1 encodes MFWTRRALSSLAGPSSGDWRPLNFDGGAFHLKGTAELARALLVLRLCAWPPLVTHGLALQAWAQRLLGARLSGALLRASIYGQFVAGETGEEVRGCVRQLQALGLRPLLAVPTEEEPDSAAKTGEAWYEGNLSAMLRCVDLSRGLLETPDLAGKNLMQLKVTALTSTRLCKELTSWITRPGASLELSPERLAEAMDSGQNLQVSCLNTEQNQHLQASLSRLNQVAQYARAQQVRLLVDAEYTFINPALSLLVAALAVRWNSPREGGPWVWNTYQAYLKDTPERLGRDAEAARRAGLAFGVKLVRGAYLDKERKVFQLQGTEDPTQPDYEATSRSYSRCLELMLRLVSHHGPMCHLMVASHNEESVRLATKRMWELGIPLDGPVCFGQLLGMCDHVSLALGQAGYVVYKSIPYGCLKEVIPYLIRRAQENRSVLQGARREQALLSQELWRRLLGGRRRAPH; translated from the exons ATGTTCTGGACCCGTCGGGCACTCTCCTCCCTCGCTGGGCCCTCCTCTGGGGACTGGCGGCCCCTGAACTTCGATGGCGGGGCCTTCCACCTCAAGGGCACAGCAGAGCTGGCCCGGGCTCTGCTGGTGCTGCGGCTGTGTGCCTGGCCCCCTTTGGTCACCCACGGGCTGGCG CTCCAGGCCTGGGCTCAGCGCCTCCTGGGCGCGCGGCTCTCCGGTGCGCTTCTCCGAGCATCTATCTACGGGCAGTTTGTGGCTGGGGAGACGGGAGAGGAGGTGAGGGGCTGTGTCCGGCAGCTCCAGGCCCTAGGCCTCCGGCCTCTGCTGGCGGTGCCCACTGAGGAGGAGCCGGACTCGGCTGCCAAGACAGG TGAGGCCTGGTACGAGGGAAACCTCAGTGCCATGCTGCGGTGCGTGGACCTGTCGCGAGGCCTCCTGGAGACCCCCGACCTGGCTGGGAAGAACCTTATGCAGCTGAAGGTGACGGCGCTGACCAGCACGCGGCTCTGT AAGGAGCTAACCTCGTGGATCACAAGGCCAGGGGCCTCCTTAGAGCTGAGCCCAGAGAGGCTGGCAGAAGCCATGGACTCTGGGCAG AACCTCCAGGTGTCCTGCCTCAACACCGAGCAGAACCAGCATCTCCAGGCTTCTCTGAGCCGCTTGAACCAGGTGGCACAG TATGCCCGGGCCCAGCAAGTGAGGCTCCTGGTGGATGCTGAGTACACCTTCATCAACCCTGCGCTCTCTCTGCTGGTGGCCGCCCTGGCTGTGCGCTGGAACAGCCCCAGGGAAGGCGGGCCCTGGGTGTGGAACACTTACCAGGCCTATCTGAAG GACACACCTGAACGACTGGGACGTGATGCCGAGGCGGCGCGCAGGGCGGGCCTGGCCTTTGGAGTGAAGTTGGTACGAGGGGCCTATCTGGACAAGGAGAGAAAAGTGTTCCAGCTCCAGGGGACAGAAGATCCCACTCAGCCTGACTATGAGGCCACCAGTCGGAG TTACAGCCGCTGTCTGGAGTTGATGCTGAGACTCGTGTCCCACCATGGCCCCATGTGCCACCTCATGGTGGCTTCCCACAATGAAGAATCTGTTCGCCTGGCAACTAAGCG CATGTGGGAGCTGGGCATTCCTCTGGATGGACCTGTCTGTTTTGGACAACTTCTGGGCATGTGTGACCACGTCTCCCTGGCCCTGG GGCAGGCTGGATATGTGGTGTATAAGTCCATCCCCTATGGCTGCCTGAAGGAGGTGATCCCCTACCTGATTCGGAGGGCCCAGGAGAACCGAAGCGTGCTGCAAGGTGCCCGCAGGGAGCAGGCCTTGCTCAGCCAAGAACTGTGGCGCAGGCTGCTGGGGGGAAGAAGAAGGGCACCCCATTAG
- the Prodh2 gene encoding hydroxyproline dehydrogenase isoform X2, with protein MFWTRRALSSLAGPSSGDWRPLNFDGGAFHLKGTAELARALLVLRLCAWPPLVTHGLALQAWAQRLLGARLSGALLRASIYGQFVAGETGEEVRGCVRQLQALGLRPLLAVPTEEEPDSAAKTGEAWYEGNLSAMLRCVDLSRGLLETPDLAGKNLMQLKVTALTSTRLCKELTSWITRPGASLELSPERLAEAMDSGQNLQVSCLNTEQNQHLQASLSRLNQVAQYARAQQVRLLVDAEYTFINPALSLLVAALAVRWNSPREGGPWVWNTYQAYLKDTPERLGRDAEAARRAGLAFGVKLVRGAYLDKERKVFQLQGTEDPTQPDYEATSRSYSRCLELMLRLVSHHGPMCHLMVASHNEESVRLATKRARGSRKS; from the exons ATGTTCTGGACCCGTCGGGCACTCTCCTCCCTCGCTGGGCCCTCCTCTGGGGACTGGCGGCCCCTGAACTTCGATGGCGGGGCCTTCCACCTCAAGGGCACAGCAGAGCTGGCCCGGGCTCTGCTGGTGCTGCGGCTGTGTGCCTGGCCCCCTTTGGTCACCCACGGGCTGGCG CTCCAGGCCTGGGCTCAGCGCCTCCTGGGCGCGCGGCTCTCCGGTGCGCTTCTCCGAGCATCTATCTACGGGCAGTTTGTGGCTGGGGAGACGGGAGAGGAGGTGAGGGGCTGTGTCCGGCAGCTCCAGGCCCTAGGCCTCCGGCCTCTGCTGGCGGTGCCCACTGAGGAGGAGCCGGACTCGGCTGCCAAGACAGG TGAGGCCTGGTACGAGGGAAACCTCAGTGCCATGCTGCGGTGCGTGGACCTGTCGCGAGGCCTCCTGGAGACCCCCGACCTGGCTGGGAAGAACCTTATGCAGCTGAAGGTGACGGCGCTGACCAGCACGCGGCTCTGT AAGGAGCTAACCTCGTGGATCACAAGGCCAGGGGCCTCCTTAGAGCTGAGCCCAGAGAGGCTGGCAGAAGCCATGGACTCTGGGCAG AACCTCCAGGTGTCCTGCCTCAACACCGAGCAGAACCAGCATCTCCAGGCTTCTCTGAGCCGCTTGAACCAGGTGGCACAG TATGCCCGGGCCCAGCAAGTGAGGCTCCTGGTGGATGCTGAGTACACCTTCATCAACCCTGCGCTCTCTCTGCTGGTGGCCGCCCTGGCTGTGCGCTGGAACAGCCCCAGGGAAGGCGGGCCCTGGGTGTGGAACACTTACCAGGCCTATCTGAAG GACACACCTGAACGACTGGGACGTGATGCCGAGGCGGCGCGCAGGGCGGGCCTGGCCTTTGGAGTGAAGTTGGTACGAGGGGCCTATCTGGACAAGGAGAGAAAAGTGTTCCAGCTCCAGGGGACAGAAGATCCCACTCAGCCTGACTATGAGGCCACCAGTCGGAG TTACAGCCGCTGTCTGGAGTTGATGCTGAGACTCGTGTCCCACCATGGCCCCATGTGCCACCTCATGGTGGCTTCCCACAATGAAGAATCTGTTCGCCTGGCAACTAAGCG TGCCCGCGGATCCCGGAAGTCCTAG